In Erigeron canadensis isolate Cc75 chromosome 1, C_canadensis_v1, whole genome shotgun sequence, a single window of DNA contains:
- the LOC122605380 gene encoding cell wall protein RBR3-like, which translates to MPASPGMRFSPGRERRGANHERGRSSENGIGFKERDDDNLALFHEMHCKETENFLLQSNDNFEDNFVTMRNFSDHKLGINTAARGESSNLLNAEEEKNDYEWLMTPPDTPLFPSLDDEAPQIIHEQRGRPRTQPISFSRSSTMEKSRRSSRGSASPNRLSPSPRSRQPEFQPRNRASSVPSSSPPPSQRPATGSRRPSSPSSKPSTPPPRASTPPSRRLSTGSVTTSSTGPRGISGNSVSPKIRAWQANIPGFSTEAPPNLRTSLADRPASYVRGSSPASRNRRQSMSPVASRSIGSFHSHDRDRSSSYSKGSIASSADDDVESLRSIIVEGSERSSLRKVGGFRDNKAPISHKPIRTVSSSSAPKRSFDMALRQMDHRKGPQNMFRPLLSSVPSTNFYAGKGGPAPAWNSSVTTSSNASSDFATSGPLDIEENEQHKDDATSGYDKALDHDLDEDELFMLEEPESENEDMGNEMHGLSPNGDGLDSLVQCDTAACVVSDDFIGNIDFPEIDSIKDMLSCSRCGCEYSSFTLTQDDIKLCPNCRKSTSSLTISDLRTSLVVVTSSLEELPMSDEYHELVNTMKPQTTLVKLESPEVTSETEAQSKQHKYVIEDGESTPAEQSQHTFDYPGSLSPPRLEECEPTEANDQVISQPSLSFSDERDEQTQHTIDFPKTTVNSVEGIPVVLKRSTNIKGYVICSGNFSASSISFDDLSYVRGSTNSMRSSIGRGSVSASSSADFGPRFHRQMSNRKSDIDNYNYDPMNVKYRRSVSSLSGTSSHAFPPSSVGTSTFDSFEASIVPMERDVADSSSVGPQETQSEHDTYTKDDSVINIETALDSEEVLLTESSNNEEPTSFPKVDDLGKDPSTSTTCTFEKVEDLGKDSSALVTCTFEKVEDLGKGTSALTTHTFENTNFAEVQLDAISERELDQTCSASPASQCSLSQSSESGIKEIQDPHVSTALGKDTAASAIECDTSNHSNSIMEESTVLVEGQGGTKGRSLTLEEATDTILFCSSIVHNLAYEAATIAIDKATLPDFPDNDNPFPLTPAVPYGYTGNKDDPAQKTSKGSSKSQKTRQKKTMEKNSTKDPNRMNICEETVLPKTRIVYPSNKENTRPPKLESKCNCVIM; encoded by the exons ATGCCGGCTTCACCGGGGATGAGATTCTCTCCGGGGAGGGAACGGAGAGGTGCTAATCATGAGAGGGGGCGCAGTTCTGAAAATGGAATAGGTTTTAAAGAAAGAgatgatgataatcttgctttATTTCATGAGATGCATTGCAAAGAGACCGAAAATTTCTTGCTGCAGTCTAATGATAATTTTGAAGACAATTTTG TGACCATGCGGAATTTTTCAGACCACAAGCTTGGAATAAACACTGCTGCTAGAGGAGAAAGCAGTAATCTCCTCAATGCAGAAGAGGAAAAGAATGATTATGAATG GTTAATGACTCCTCCAGATACACCTCTGTTTCCTTCGTTAGATGATGAGGCACCTCAAATTATTCATGAACAGAGAGGTAGACCTCGAACTCAACCAATTTCATTCTCCAGATCATCCACG ATGGAGAAAAGTCGTAGAAGTAGCAGAGGTAGTGCAAGTCCAAACCGCTTGAGCCCATCTCCACGATCTCGTCAACCTGAATTTCAACCAAGAAATCGGGCCTCTTCGGTACCTAGTTCTAGTCCACCGCCTTCTCAAAGGCCCGCCACTGGATCTAGAAGACCATCTTCCCCATCAAGTAAACCTTCTACCCCACCTCCACGGGCCTCTACACCACCTTCAAGGAGATTAAGCACAGGTTCTGTTACCACTTCAAGTACTGGTCCAAGAGGTATTTCTGGAAACTCGGTTTCACCGAAGATAAGAGCATGGCAGGCCAACATTCCTGGGTTTTCCACAGAAGCACCTCCAAATCTTAGAACCTCTTTGGCAGACCGCCCCGCATCATATGTACGTGGCTCTTCCCCTGCTTCAAGAAACAGAAGACAATCAATGTCACCAGTTGCTTCTAGAAGCATTGGTTCGTTCCATAGTCATGATCGAGATAGATCTAGCTCTTATAGTAAAGGTTCAATTGCATCTtctgctgatgatgatgttgaatCTCTCCGGTCTATCATCGTTGAAGGGTCAGAACGGTCAAGTTTAAGGAAAGTGGGTGGGTTTAGGGATAATAAGGCTCCTATTTCTCACAAGCCTATAAGAACTGTTTCTTCTAGCTCTGCTCCAAAAAGATCATTTGACATGGCGCTTCGACAAATG GATCATAGAAAAGGTCCTCAGAATATGTTCAGACCACTGCTCTCCAGTGTCCCTTCTACAAACTTTTATGCTGGAAAAGGAGGTCCCGCGCCTGCTTGGAATTCTTCGGTGACAACTAGTAGCAATGCAAGTTCTGATTTTGCTACCAGTGGCCCACTTGATATTGAAGAGAATGAACAACACAAGGACGATGCAACTTCTGGATATGATAAGGCCCTAGATCATGATCTTGATGAGGACGAACTATTTATGTTAGAGGAACCTGAATCGGAGAACGAAGATATGGGAAATGAAATGCATGGTCTTTCACCAAATGGAGATGGTTTAGATAGTCTTGTACAATGTGATACTGCAGCTTGTGTGGTTTCAGATGATTTCATTGGTAACATTGACTTCCCAGAAATTGATAGCATAAAGGATATGTTAAGTTGTTCAAGATGTGGTTGCGAGTATTCCAGTTTCACGCTAACACAAGACGACATTAAACTTTGTCCAAATTGTCGGAAGTCGACATCATCTTTGACCATCAGTGATTTGAGGACAAGCTTAGTGGTGGTTACGAGTTCCCTAGAAGAGTTACCTATGTCAGATGAATATCATGAATTAGTCAACACAATGAAGCCTCAAACGACCCTAGTCAAACTTGAATCTCCGGAAGTAACTTCTGAGACTGAAGCACAATCCAAGCAACACAAATATGTAATCGAGGATGGTGAGAGTACACCTGCAGAGCAAAGTCAACACACTTTTGACTATCCAGGTTCTCTTTCTCCGCCGCGGTTAGAAGAATGTGAACCCACGGAAGCCAACGATCAAGTGATAAGTCAACCAAGTTTAAGTTTTAGTGACGAAAGGGATGAACAAACTCAACACACCATTGACTTTCCAAAGACAACGGTTAACTCTGTAGAAGGTATTCCAGTAGTGCTGAAAAGGTCAACTAATATAAAAGGGTATGTTATCTGTAGTGGGAACTTTTCCGCCAGTAGCATTTCTTTTGATGATTTGTCATATGTGAGGGGCAGTACAAATAGCATGAGAAGTTCAATAGGACGTGGCAGTGTGTCTGCATCATCTTCTGCGGACTTTGGACCTCGTTTTCATCGTCAAATGAGTAACAGGAAATCTGACATAGATAATTACAATTATGACCCCATGAATGTTAAGTATCGCCGTAGTGTATCATCTTTATCTGGAACTTCTAGTCATGCTTTCCCTCCATCTAGTGTTGGAACTAGCACATTTGACTCATTTGAGGCATCTATTGTCCCCATGGAGAGAGATGTTGCTGACTCATCATCTGTGGGTCCTCAAGAAACCCAAAGTGAACATGACACGTACACTAAAGATGATAGTGTCATTAACATAGAAACAGCTCTTGATTCAGAAGAAGTTTTGTTAACCGAATCTTCAAATAATGAAGAGCCCACTTCATTTCCCAAAGTTGATGACTTGGGAAAGGATCCTAGTACTTCAACTACATGTACATTTGAGAAAGTTGAAGACTTGGGAAAGGATAGTAGTGCTTTAGTAACATGTACATTTGAGAAAGTTGAAGACCTGGGGAAGGGTACCAGTGCTTTAACGACCCATACGTTTGAGAACACTAATTTTGCGGAAGTTCAATTGGATGCCATATCAGAAAGAGAACTTGATCAAACTTGTTCTGCATCTCCTGCTTCACAATGTAGTTTGTCTCAAAGTTCAGAGAGTGGCATAAAAGAAATTCAGGACCCTCATGTTTCTACTGCACTCGGTAAAGATACAGCAGCTTCTGCCATAGAGTGTGACACCTCAAATCATTCAAACAGCATAATGG AGGAATCAACAGTCTTGGTTGAAGGCCAAGGAGGAACAAAGGGAAGAAGCCTGACACTAGAGGAAGCAACAGACACAATACTGTTTTGCAGCTCAATAGTTCATAACTTAGCCTACGAGGCTGCAACTATAGCCATCGATAAAGCAACTCTACCAGATTTTCCTGATAACGATAATCCTTTTCCACTTACTCCAGCTGTCCCATATGGTTACACGGGTAATAAAGATGATCCAGCCCAAAAAACAAGCAAAGGGTCATCAAAATCCCAAAAGACGAGGCAGAAAAAAACAATGGAAAAAAATTCCACGAAAGATCCTAACAGAATGAATATCTGTGAGGAAACCGTCTTACCAAAAACCCGTATTGTATATCCTAGTAATAAAGAGAATACGAGACCACCAAAGCTAGAATCTAAATGCAACTGCGTAATAATGTGA
- the LOC122585101 gene encoding uncharacterized protein LOC122585101 isoform X2, protein MRSVQDKGCLSNETSRGGSGVNRGGGGGSHHHRTALGKPTPSKWDDAQKWLVKLSRGGEKSHSNKNEPRSSNADDRRLIAPVPKKEYPSSEDEEGGDGVMVHYGGMETKRIDCEDSMWRSNENPGSLVVRSICVRDMGTEMTPMASQEPSRTGTPIRATTPATRSPIGSGSSTPARLFHNGGHSVDMGGTTRFGRERVEPNGENVPENKASDQVSNIDPLETRAMAWDEAERAKYMARYKREEVKIQAWENHEKRKAEMEMKRMEEIVPTHTYDLFLFYD, encoded by the exons ATGAGGTCAGTTCAGGATAAGGGTTGTTTGAGTAATGAGACATCCCGTGGCGGTAGTGGTGTAAAccgcggtggtggtggcggttcGCATCACCACCGTACGGCTTTAGGCAAACCGACACCGTCAAAATGGGATGATGCACAAAAATGGTTAGTTAAGTTGTCTAGGGGTGGAGAAAAATCACACTCAAATAAAAATGAGCCGCGTAGTTCAAATGCGGATGACAGGAGATTAATAGCCCCTGTTCCTAAAAAAGAGTACCCGAGTAGTGAAGACGAAGAAGGTGGGGATGGAGTTATGGTGCATTATGGTGGGATGGAAACAAAAAGAATTGACTGTGAAGATTCAATGTGGAGATCTAATGAGAATCCGGGTTCATTAGTGGTTAGATCAATTTGTGTTAGGGATATGGGAACTGAAATGACCCCTATGGCTAGTCAGGAGCCTTCAAGAACGGGTACACCGATTCGAGCCACTACCCCGGCTACACGCAGCCCTATAGGCTCCGGTTCTTCCACTCCTGCTAGATTATTCCATAATGGAGGACATAGTGTGGATATGGGTGGAACCACAAGATTTGGTCGAGAAAGGGTGGAGCCTAATGGTGAAAATGTGCCTGAAAACAAGGCTTCAGATCAAGTTTCTAACATAGATCCTCTTGAAACCCGGGCAATGGCTTGGGATGAGGCAGAACGCGCAAAATACATGGCAAG GTACAAACGCGAAGAAGTGAAAATACAAGCTTGGGAGAATCATGAAAAGAGGAAAGCCGAAATGGAAATGAAAAGAATGGAG GAAATCGTACCAACACACACTTATGATTTGTTCCTGTTTTACGATTAG
- the LOC122610350 gene encoding 2,4-dichlorophenol 6-monooxygenase, with protein sequence MGVLGFTRKRYISNKITHIRNGIHRNYRYSDYYIQNKYRYISSSNCTKYDSILPVLIVGAGPVGLVLSLLLTKLGVKCAVLERSTTFSKHPQAHFINNRSMEVFCKLDGLAEEIQQFQPPVELWRKFIYCTSLSGSIIGSVDHMQTQDFDQIVSPVSVAHFSQYKLNALLLKQLETIGFTVHSHEGLDHRPLGEKEILMGHNCISVEQNDNFINVTTSFVKEGKHIKKQIPCSFLIGADGAGSTVRNLVGIELRGEKDIQKLVSVHFLSQELGQYLMHEKPGMLFFIFNPGAIGVLVAHDLNQGEFVLQMPFYPPQHKFEDFTSETCKRLIFKLVGRELADINVLDVKPWVMHAEVAEKFLACDNRVILAGDAAHRFPPAGGFGMNTGIQDAHNLAWKLATVVKGIASVSFLSTYEMERRPIALFNTDLSIQNFQAAMAVPAALGLDPTIANSVHQAINNTVGTFLPSTLQKGLLDGIFSLGRVQLSDFVLNENNPLGSSRLAKVRRIFEEGKSLQLQFPAEDLGFRYREGALIPETDSEGEPIKPEPPTGRRREYIPSADPGSRLPHMNIRVLSELTKEVTISTLDLISEDKLEFLLIIAPIDSSYRLAHAALTVADEYNILVKVCVMWPNGLVNGDARTKTSLVPWENYVDVVEVRQPSNSSSWWDLCKMTYRGAILVRPDDHIAWRVKSTVVGDSRVEMKRVFSAILGS encoded by the exons ATGGGGGTTTTAGGATTCACACGTAAGAGATATATTAGCAATAAAATTACTCATATAAGAAACGGAATTCATAGAAATTATAGATACAGTGAttattatatacaaaataaatatagatatatatcatcatcaaattGTACAAAATATGATTCGATTTTGCCGGTTTTGATCGTTGGCGCAGGTCCAGTTGGCCTTGTTCTTTCCCTTCTTCTCACCAAATTag gtGTCAAATGTGCAGTTTTGGAGAGAAGCACCACCTTCTCCAAACATCCACAAGCACATTTCATCAACAATAGGTCTATGGAG GTGTTCTGTAAATTAGATGGCTTAGCAGAGGAGATTCAACAGTTTCAACCACCTGTAGAACTATGGAGGAAGTTCATATACTGCACATCACTGAGTGGCTCTATTATAGGATCAGTAGACCATATGCAAACTCAAG ATTTTGACCAGATTGTGAGCCCGGTTTCTGTGGCTCATTTTTCACAATACAAACTAAACGCATTGCTACTTAAGCAACTTGAAACCATTGGATTCACCGTTCATAGTCACGAGGGGCTGGATCATAGACCCCTGGGGGAAAAGGAGATACTCATGGGACACAATTGTATATCAGTTGAACAAAATGACAATTTTATCAATGTTACCACGTCTTTTGTGAAGGAAGGGAAACACATAAAGAAACAGATTCCTTGTAGTTTCTTAATTGGTGCAGATGGTGCGGGTAGTACAGTAAGAAATTTGGTCGGGATAGAACTGAGGGGTGAAAAGGACATTCAGAAGCTTGTTAGTGTCCATTTTCTTAGCCAAGAGCTTGGGCAGTACCTGATGCATGAGAAACCTGgcatgttattttttattttcaatcctGGGGCCATCGGGGTTCTTGTTGCTCATGATTTGAACCAAGGAGAATTTGTATTGCAG ATGCCCTTCTATCCACCACAACACAAGTTTGAGGATTTCACATCTGag ACATGTAAGAGGTTAATCTTCAAATTGGTTGGGCGAGAACTGGCTGACATTAATGTGCTAGATGTAAAGCCATGGGTGATGCATGCTGAAGTTGCAGAGAAGTTTCTTGCTTGTGATAACCGAGTAATTCTTGCCGGTGATGCTGCTCATCGGTTTCCACCAGCTGGTGGTTTCG GGATGAATACTGGAATTCAAGATGCTCATAACCTTGCATGGAAACTGGCTACTGTTGTCAAGGGTATTGCCTCAGTGTCTTTTCTTTCCACTTATGAGATGGAGCGTAGACCG ATTGCCCTCTTCAATACTGATCTCAgcattcaaaattttcaagcaGCAATGGCAGTTCCTGCTGCACTAGGTCTTGATCCAACCATTGCGAATTCAG TGCATCAAGCCATAAATAATACAGTTGGCACATTCTTACCATCAACACTACAGAAGGGTCTGCTAGATGGAATTTTCAGTTTGGGCCGTGTACAGCTCTCAGATTTTGTTTTGAATGAGAACAATCCTCTTGGATCTTCTAGACTGGCTAAAGTACGTCGCATTTTTGAAGAAGGAAAGAGCCTTCAACTACAGTTTCCTGCAGAGGATTTAGGTTTCAG ATACCGTGAAGGTGCACTGATAcctgaaactgatagtgagggTGAACCAATTAAACCTGAACCACCAACTGGTCGTAGGCGGGAGTATATTCCTTCAGCAGATCCAGGCTCAAGATTGCCTCATATGAATATCAGGGTGCTATCAGAACTCACCAAAGAG GTGACAATTTCCACATTGGATCTTATATCTGAAGACAAACTCGAGTTCCTCCTCATAATTGCACCAATAGATTCATCCTATCGCCTAGCTCATGCTGCATTGACCGTCGCTGATGAATATAACATTTTGGTTAAGGTATGTGTCATGTGGCCAAATGGTTTAGTGAATGGGGATGCAAGAACCAAGACATCATTGGTACCATGGGAGAACTATGTAGATGTTGTCGAGGTTAGACAACCATCAAATTCATCCTCATGGTGGGATTTATGTAAAATGACATATAGGGGGGCCATTTTGGTCAGGCCAGATGATCATATTGCTTGGCGTGTGAAATCAACGGTAGTTGGTGACAGTAGGGTAGAAATGAAAAGGGTTTTCTCGGCCATTCTAGGATCATAG
- the LOC122585101 gene encoding uncharacterized protein At3g61260-like isoform X1 — protein sequence MRSVQDKGCLSNETSRGGSGVNRGGGGGSHHHRTALGKPTPSKWDDAQKWLVKLSRGGEKSHSNKNEPRSSNADDRRLIAPVPKKEYPSSEDEEGGDGVMVHYGGMETKRIDCEDSMWRSNENPGSLVVRSICVRDMGTEMTPMASQEPSRTGTPIRATTPATRSPIGSGSSTPARLFHNGGHSVDMGGTTRFGRERVEPNGENVPENKASDQVSNIDPLETRAMAWDEAERAKYMARYKREEVKIQAWENHEKRKAEMEMKRMEAKADRIKSRAQEKYTNKLASTRRIAEEKRAKAEVNLKEKAVKTSERADYIRRTGHLPSSFLIKLPSSCVFRSLCYSCHS from the exons ATGAGGTCAGTTCAGGATAAGGGTTGTTTGAGTAATGAGACATCCCGTGGCGGTAGTGGTGTAAAccgcggtggtggtggcggttcGCATCACCACCGTACGGCTTTAGGCAAACCGACACCGTCAAAATGGGATGATGCACAAAAATGGTTAGTTAAGTTGTCTAGGGGTGGAGAAAAATCACACTCAAATAAAAATGAGCCGCGTAGTTCAAATGCGGATGACAGGAGATTAATAGCCCCTGTTCCTAAAAAAGAGTACCCGAGTAGTGAAGACGAAGAAGGTGGGGATGGAGTTATGGTGCATTATGGTGGGATGGAAACAAAAAGAATTGACTGTGAAGATTCAATGTGGAGATCTAATGAGAATCCGGGTTCATTAGTGGTTAGATCAATTTGTGTTAGGGATATGGGAACTGAAATGACCCCTATGGCTAGTCAGGAGCCTTCAAGAACGGGTACACCGATTCGAGCCACTACCCCGGCTACACGCAGCCCTATAGGCTCCGGTTCTTCCACTCCTGCTAGATTATTCCATAATGGAGGACATAGTGTGGATATGGGTGGAACCACAAGATTTGGTCGAGAAAGGGTGGAGCCTAATGGTGAAAATGTGCCTGAAAACAAGGCTTCAGATCAAGTTTCTAACATAGATCCTCTTGAAACCCGGGCAATGGCTTGGGATGAGGCAGAACGCGCAAAATACATGGCAAG GTACAAACGCGAAGAAGTGAAAATACAAGCTTGGGAGAATCATGAAAAGAGGAAAGCCGAAATGGAAATGAAAAGAATGGAG GCGAAGGCAGACAGAATAAAATCTCGAGCTCAAGAGAAGTACACAAACAAACTTGCGTCGACAAGGAGGATTGCAGAAGAGAAACGGGCAAAAGCTGAGGTGAATTTAAAGGAAAAGGCAGTGAAAACATCTGAAAGAGCAGATTATATAAGAAGAACCGGGCAccttccttcttctttcttaaTAAAGCTGCCTTCTTCATGTGTATTTAGATCACTTTGTTATAGTTGTCACAgctag